Sequence from the Clostridium saccharobutylicum DSM 13864 genome:
CTGTTATAAATATATAATTTCTTATGCTTGAATTTTTTGTAATACCTTCTCCATCTATAAGCACTTCTCCATAAAAAATATAATTATCTTTTAATCTATTCAACTGCAACAATACTTCATCTCTATTGGAATAATCTATTTTATCAATAGCATATTTAGTCCCAATAGTTACAAAAATCTCCCCTGTTGAATCTGAATGTGTAACTGTATATTTCCGTTCTTCGACAGGTTGTAAATAAGTCACGTTGTCACGGTATTCAGTCTTTACTTTATTCTGATCAAATTCAGACATAAAACAACTCCTAAAAATTCATTTTCTATATTATATTTTTAAGAATTATTTTTTGTTCTTTTTCAAGCTAATAAAGATATTTTTAAATTTTAAAAAATAAAATAAAGCATCAAGATTTTAAAATGATGCTTTATTTTATCATATTGTTCATTAATATTATAAATTATTACGGCACGTTCAAAAAAATAACAAGTCGATGTACAAATCTTATTTTTCATTATGCTGCATCAACAGATTATTCCAATACGCCCACTATAGGACCAATCTGATTCCTTATCTAATGAAAAATAATCATTAATTTTCAATTTGTTATTTTCTCATGTAATTAAATTTTAAAATCGGTTGGATCATATGTCTTTGCTTTTGGCTCTCCAAAAACTGCTTTTACGCTTTCTGCTTGAGGATTGTGATTAACATTTTTCTTTTTTCTTGTATTATTTTCTTTCATTTTATTACTGCTCATTACTATCACCTCAATATTATGTTTCACAATTCTAATTTTTTTTATTCTTAATATTTTTTCATTTAAGACACATGAAAAAATAATAGACAAGTATACTGGTCTATTATTTTTTGATTGTGCCTAAATTAATAAATACCAAAATGATTTAATTAATTAAAATATCTTATTACAATGGATTTTTAATTAATTTATTTTTCACCCTAGATATAACTCCATTAGAATATGATTGAACAAACTTTCCTTCATACTTAATTGTTTTGTTTGTAGTAAGTTCTAAAACGTTATTTTCTCCTTCATTATTAATATAAATCTTTCCTGAAAAATCTACGGATATATTACTTTTTTCTACTGGGGTTTTAATACTAATTGTTTTCCATTCCTTATATTTATCCGAAGCAACAGCATAAGCTATTTTATCAATTTTACCATTAACTTCATCTCCAAAATATACATTATCATTAACATCAGTTCCTAAAACTTTTGGCTGTGAAAATTTAGATACTGCAAGATTCCCTGTGCTATTTAATATGGTTACATTAGAACCCATTTCCATTATTGCATTTGCACCAGTAGTTGGAACTAAAATATCTCCAATATCCTTATCACTTCTTACCTTTTCTAATTGGTTCATAGTGTTTGCACGATATAAATCACATTTTCCATTATTTTTTTTAACTTTTATATATAATGAATGAGTTCCAACCGAAAATACCACATTATCAATTTTATCATCGTTATTTGATAATTGAATCTTCAATTCTTTCAAATCAAAATCTGCAAGATCTATCTTTTGAGCATTTTTTGCATCAAATGCTACTGGTTGAAAATAATATTTTCCGTTTTCTTTAATTTTTTGTACACCTATTATACGATCTGAATTTGTTACCCATTTATAAAACACCATTTCTCCATCAGAATCAATAGTCTTAGCTGTATTTTCTCTACTATCCAACACTTTTAGCTTATTATTTATTAAATACGCAGCATATCTTCCATTTGATGATACTTTAACTTCATCTACATTATCCTTAAGATTAAATTCTTTTGCTTCATTCTTCGAATCTTGACTATCATCTTCCTTAAAAATATTAATATTTATATCTGTAGCCATATATACTTTTTCCACAAATAAAAATACCGCCTGTTGTATAAGTAAACCTATAACCGTCAAACATATTATTCTAGTTGATTTTTTCATTACGTTCCCCTTTCTTATCTGAAAACTTTCTACCCTTCCACATAAAATGCTGTAGCAACAGATCTTTCACCATCCCAAGCATTAGGAGAATTTATTACATCACCTTTATAATACATTGTTGTAGAATATCCGCCATCTAAAGCACCTGCATTAATAGCACCTCTCTCCATCATAATTTCCTGAACATCATAAAGACTTGCTCCTGGAGTAAGTACCTTACGTCCATCTAAAGCTAAAAATATTACTGTTCCATCT
This genomic interval carries:
- a CDS encoding staygreen family protein, producing MSEFDQNKVKTEYRDNVTYLQPVEERKYTVTHSDSTGEIFVTIGTKYAIDKIDYSNRDEVLLQLNRLKDNYIFYGEVLIDGEGITKNSSIRNYIFITEMPMALKAIRYGDRRFFELHDQLDKSSIYIYFKSTDSKYNKLRYFGNMGMYKN
- a CDS encoding CPC_1213 family protein; its protein translation is MSSNKMKENNTRKKKNVNHNPQAESVKAVFGEPKAKTYDPTDFKI